From Jiangella mangrovi:
GGCGCTCGGGTGGTCCTCGCCCAGGACGTCGGCCGCAATCCTGGCGTGCCGATCGGCGACCTGGCGGGCGAGATCAGCGGCGCCGGCGGCCCACGCCGCCTGGGCGAGCATGTCGAGAGCATGCAGCGTGATGGGGTGGTGCGACCCGAACGTGGCCTCTGCCATGTGCACCGACGTCTGGCTGAAGAAGATGCCGTGCATCAGCTCGCCCGCCGCCAGGTAGCACCCGGCCAGGTTGGTGCGCGCCATGTGGTACAGCTCGAGGTTCTCCAGTCCGGTCCCGGAATCGGCCACGAGCTTCTCGAGCAGATCGATCGCCTCTGCGGTCCGGCCGACGGAGTTCACCGCGATGGCCAGGTTGTTGCGAGCCGCCCACAGCTCCGGCGCGTCCGAGGCATAGGTCGCCGAGAGCACGTCGACGACGCGACGATGGAGTTCGAGTGCACGTTCCTGGCGCCCGGCGCCGGACTCCGCCAACGCCAGTTGGTTGAGGTCCAGCGCGTAGTCGTCGCCGAGTTCCCCGGACGCCTCTCGGAGCCGGACGACCTCGCTCAGCTCGGCGACGGCGTCATCGGTCCGTCCGAGCTGACGCAAGGCCTCACCGAGATGACGACGGCGGCGCAGACCCGCCGGTGAGGAGTCACCCGTCGGTGCGCTGCGGGCCAGGGCCACCACGGTGCGCAGGCTGTCGGTGTCGGGCTGCTCGCGTGCCTCGTCCACGAGGAGGTCCAGCGATTCGTACACCGGCTCGGTCCAGCCGACGAAGCCCTCGGCGGCCAACGACACGAGCATCTGGGCCTGCCAGCGCCGCCGGGGCGCTGCCAGTCCGGACTCCCGAGGATCCAGGTGCGCGGCCAGTGCCTCGTGGATCGCCCGGCGACGCCGCCGCCCGAGTTCCTCATCGGACGCGTCGACGGCGACGTCGAGCTGGGCGGGCTCGTGGAAGCGGCGCAACCAATCGTCGACGCGGCGCACCCAGGCGTAGGCGGTGCTGTCCGTCCCGGCTCCGGCCAGGATCTCCCGCACCTGGTCGTCCAGCCATGGCAGGGCGGCGAGCGCCGTCGCGACCACGTCCGCGTCCCAGCTGCCGTCGCGGAACAACTGTCCGGCGGTTCGTGGCGTCGCGAGCGCCGCCACCATCAGGGCCTCGCGCGTCGCGGCGGGCAGCTGGCTCCAGACCACCCGGTACAGACCCTCGACGTCGCGCGGCAACTCGTCGACGTCCTCGGCCCGCAGGTCGTGCACGGCCACGGCCTCGCGGATGCTGCGCACCGAACACGCCACTTCGAGCGTGAGCGGCACGGTGAACCGAGAGGTCAGCAGCCGCCGCTCCGCGGCACTCGCGTCCGGCAGCAGATGCACCGCCAGTTCGTCCAGCGCGCGAGGCTCGAGATCGGGCAGTTCGGCCGGCTGCCGCATCCTGCGCACCCGGTCGGCCGGCACTTCGTCCAGCACACGGTGCGCGGCGACCTCCTCGCCGTCCAGCAGGCCCGGCCAGGCGGTGGCGAACACCAGGACCGGTCCCGACGGCGCCGTCAGCACCCGCGTCAAGAAGTCGGCCAGCGAGGCGTCGGCGTCGTGCAGGTCCTCGACCACGATGATCACGGGCAGACCGACCCGGGCGAAGGAGCCGAGACTGGTGGCCAGCTCGGTCACCAGATCGGTCCGGTTCTGTCCCTGGGCGTCGACCGGCTGCGGACCGGGATCGGCGGACCAGCGCTGTCGCTGCCGCCACACCACTCCGCCGGCCCACATGAGGAACCCGAGGCCGGGAATAGCCGACCCCACGATTGCCTCGGCCGCGCGTGTGACGCCCTCGTCGCGCAGCACAGTGCCGAACTCCGCCGCGTCCTCACCGCGAAGGACCCGCACCGCCTTGTCCCGCACCCCGGCGAGCTCCCGCCATCGCCGTTCCAGCGCGGCGCTGTGCGCCTCGACCTGCATCAGGTCCTGAGCCAGCGCCTGGACGGCGGTGCCGTGGCGGTGCGCCGTCGCCGTGATGCCCCACCAGAACCAGTGCGGGACGGCGCCCTCCGCCGGCGTGAACCCCGTGGGGTAGAGGCGCTTGCGCCGGCCTTCGAGTGGCAGCGCGTCGTCGGCCCCGGCGAACAGTGACTCCGGCCAGTACGCGGGCGCCTGCTGCCGTTC
This genomic window contains:
- a CDS encoding AAA family ATPase — protein: MGGTRERLVADLLAHVDEVRATGRPRLVTLEAGTGWGKTRLVQELYARMAAERQQAPAYWPESLFAGADDALPLEGRRKRLYPTGFTPAEGAVPHWFWWGITATAHRHGTAVQALAQDLMQVEAHSAALERRWRELAGVRDKAVRVLRGEDAAEFGTVLRDEGVTRAAEAIVGSAIPGLGFLMWAGGVVWRQRQRWSADPGPQPVDAQGQNRTDLVTELATSLGSFARVGLPVIIVVEDLHDADASLADFLTRVLTAPSGPVLVFATAWPGLLDGEEVAAHRVLDEVPADRVRRMRQPAELPDLEPRALDELAVHLLPDASAAERRLLTSRFTVPLTLEVACSVRSIREAVAVHDLRAEDVDELPRDVEGLYRVVWSQLPAATREALMVAALATPRTAGQLFRDGSWDADVVATALAALPWLDDQVREILAGAGTDSTAYAWVRRVDDWLRRFHEPAQLDVAVDASDEELGRRRRRAIHEALAAHLDPRESGLAAPRRRWQAQMLVSLAAEGFVGWTEPVYESLDLLVDEAREQPDTDSLRTVVALARSAPTGDSSPAGLRRRRHLGEALRQLGRTDDAVAELSEVVRLREASGELGDDYALDLNQLALAESGAGRQERALELHRRVVDVLSATYASDAPELWAARNNLAIAVNSVGRTAEAIDLLEKLVADSGTGLENLELYHMARTNLAGCYLAAGELMHGIFFSQTSVHMAEATFGSHHPITLHALDMLAQAAWAAGAADLARQVADRHARIAADVLGEDHPSAVSAAQAAAHIAEHEPPEPPITLPPWTPADQTLLILGRNTHGKEIYTYLRIHPDRVDALRATFAGGGLFRPGDWGAVVASGYGKPTPRDTALTGIPEYMIYFTPNDGGENGAENHGPRDTVEDLPPDASPGGSNCR